The genomic window CGCACAGGTACGGTTTATGTATAGATGTATTCTATAAggtatatgataattaaatttaatcttgaCCTACCAAATAAAGTAACACGAACAGTTCACAATGAAAACAAACTACAAAGGTGTGtcattttgtcaaaataataataattttgtttaaaacgttattatataacacttataatttatagcaattGTTTaaaccgatttttttttcgtatactatatttatttttatatcgaatcaaataaatttctaCGATAtcggacatattattatcacagttatttcttatttcacttagttaaattttaacattgataacagtcaagttttaaaaattaagtcatTAATCTCGTGTTTTTTTGCAAGTCGAATACATAAGACATTAAATTGTCGAACGAGGTGGTTAACTTTCTTATTTTGTTCACTTTGACAATTGATTAGTGACAACTTTCTCTAAATTGAGTTCTCGAATGCTtcactatgtatatatgtacatacattttcGCCCTGAAGATATATGCAACTTGCTTTTTCTCTCTGTAATACCTATACCTGCTTATATACACCATCTAAAAGTGTATAGTAGATATGCATAAACTAATTTTCAAGATTTGTTTCCCCTCGGGCCttaaggtataaaaatatgtagtgaAAAGcctaaatattgtgtttaacaACGCGCGCACATActcgtatcattattataaatataccaacCTACCTAGTTTATATTAGTCTGAATACTAATCacacattttatgtattgtcGAGCACtgcctatatattaaaaaaaaacttttcctaaattataaaatgactacttgtattttgttactaatatttatgagaatttaaCCTACTTATAtgtaccaatatattatattattaattttaaatgagtaCATGACTGTTTTTCAGGACGACTGGAATGtaacttaacatttaaaatcagaaaaacTCCAACGTATTATgatgtaagtaatttaaattcattacacACAAATaggtttaaattcatttttacagttatgtagacttattgtattatatcttatttattttatttataccaccTATTCTACATTactattaccttttttttcaatgtaataatactatacttattagtacctacctactttttaatatttaatttgcttAATAGAACTTACAGTAATAGCTTGGTAGGTATATccatatttatagtataataataaattgttctaaAATGATCGTAACACGTaagtaatttgttaataaaatttgaataaatactgtgtaaagattttaaatttaattttacgatttaataaattataattaattagttaaattaaattaaacattgatttgaatttaaataaatttaataaatatattaatgagatattatataatgtatatggttTGAGATGAACggatacaattattttcagttGAAATATTGTCAGTTCAGATGAAAGATTGAAAACCTGTGACGTAGTATTATAaggttataaaattttaagcaggtattatatctaataacttggcctataaaatatatatctattttttttaaagtaaagaTTTACTCGATAGgtgttaaataggtactttataatGAGAACATCACACGGGAATACTAAAATCATtaagtttatcatttttatgtactgaaatcattaaatttatcgttcatgtatatatgtattatgtatatatatatcgttcaGTATCACTACTATCAGTATTAATTACactaccattttttttaaattatatgctgTATTTTACTAGGTACTAATCATGGTAACAGCAACACCAACATAAATATTAGCattccttttattttattttactccgTAAATCCCTAACAATTTTCACTCGGAACTCAAACTAGTcccttaaaagaaaaaaataaccattaaaaattaaaattaaatctttaaattttttcatttaaaaaatatttgtttatgttattttgtttgttttatgtaGTTATGTTTGTTGATTAcacaacaaaatacatatacaatatacatattatattataattaggtacttaatagtatattatacaacatatattatgtgttggaCTATCAGTTACAAACAATGATTGTgagatattgttttttattttaaatttaaataaatactaactaTATTGACATCCATCAGTGAGTCGTTaattctgaaaaatataatgtacatgattttcttacacatattatatttaattatggtttaatcattaaatattgaactgtaaaactattatctatgacaaaaaattgttttttaagttattttaataactacacTGTCTatggttttgtaaaaaaacggtaaaaaattatgtcatcattttttaaacctaTATAATCTGTAgctatatttttgaatgtatagaataacaaatataacatttaagttGATGTTtcgaacaatatttaaaagattatattaataaaatattttcaaactacaACTTCAGTAAggagattaaaataatatgtttttttaaattacagtatattataatacttacacaaattatttgattaaccatgtgtataatatatactatatatatgctGATGAtgtcataaaatttaacaaaacagTGTATTTTAGAATTCTTTTACCATAACAaggaataatagtaatagttataaaaatgttttaatcaaCCAATTGTTGTGACGAAATACTGTGGAACCGTGCTAGTGTTTTCgatattttctttgttttcCACGAAGCTAGTCTATATCGTCAAATTTCACTAAAATCATTGAGCGTGTAATAGACCAAAGCTGGAAAACGCTATAGGTACCTTTCATTAATGCTAAAATGACGGTAAATCATTCGATTGTGAAGGTCTATTAAATACTGGAGGGGATCTGTTACTCTCAAACCATGTAAGGTTGCATTATGACTGTTAGGAAAGATGTTATTCATTAATTCACGCACTTCGGTCCAGCTCGACTAGTTGTTATTACGCGATCTAACAaacgttataaatttataacatatacatagCGAATTCATACTatattgttactattttttttttcagctcAAAATGCCCTAATTATTTATCAGATTCgtatgtaagtaataataatttttatttgttcgaacacaatattattcgaTTGAGCTTACCTAATCGAATTTCATAtgccaataattttaataatcgtcACTGTAGCAGTATGGACCACAACCACCAACCCCACTATATTCGCCATCAGCCTAATAGTTCCAAATCTATTTTGAAACGGAAATCTCTTGAAATAATGCCTGCTGACGAAGACGGTCAGACGCCCGGGATAAAGGCGGACGTCGACGCTGACCCTCGGGTACAACAATGTTCGTTGAAAACGTTCAACTTCAAGTCATCGTTCTGTAGGCagggtatattaaaaaaacagtcGGCTAGTTTTGACGACGAGTCGACGCAGAAacctattttgaaaaatcgcTGTCAATCTTGCGACGATGAGACATTGCTTGGTAATAACTTTAGCGAGCTCCATTCGATTTTAAAACGGAAAACGAGTGAACCATCTCCAGAACCGCCGTCACATGGCATACTAAAAAGACGCGGTGAACGCGACGTCCGCCCGCTTCGGGATCGCCGTCAGACGGCGGTGGTGGATGAACCAAACAGAGACTGTCCCAAGCcaattttgaagaaaattttGTCTGCCACGGTGGCGGCGGACGATAAAAGACCGATCCTAAAGTCTACTCCAAAGACTGACGGCCTGACCAAATGCGATTCGTCGTCCAAAAGACCGTCAGTCGCCCAGAGGATATCCGACCTAGAGTCCGGGGTCGTCAGAGATGATCCCAGGAGCATCCACGACTGTAGACTGCAGCACGCGCGTGGCACCCGGGATCGTACGAGGTTTCGTACTCAGCCTGTGACTCCTAGCGAAATCAATGCAGTTAAAAAGTACGTTTTTCAAGGTGACAATCGcggcgtatataatatgataatattgtgatgACGCGTGTGTTGTTGTCGTGCgactttatcatatttatatcgtTTTAGAACTACTGCTGCTTCAACGCACTCGGAAAACGACACTCAGATCATGAGAAACGTTTCGACATCCGCCTACAGCAGTCGTAGTTGGGTTGATAACGAGAATGTTGTCGGTGTGACCTTGAAGCGCGCAAACAGTGTTTCGACGAAAACTCGCGAATTCCATAGTATTTTCGATAAGACCGTTACAGATACCTGTGTCATATCATCGGATGTCAACAGTAATATCTGCACaggtatttatatcattattaagtaCATGTCTAGTAGCCTTAtcttttcaaacaatttttttatgatacgaCGTAactataaagttttatataaaaaaaatatgtgaattaaaataacaaaataggtagtaacgataacgataatAAACTGTGTACCAttctagataaaaataataatctgacTAGAGAAAAATTAtcgtatcattttttttttatgtattttatgataaatataggtacatactttcgtttattttattaaattaacggatttttttttatggccgtttgaagtttttattctaaattgcTATtgtctacaaatattttatagatcgtttttatttctaactgttttatttgtaaatatttaacaaacaatCATCAGATAACCTACTAGCCactagttaattaaaatattaaaaaacactaTTGACAATTTGCTCTCGATTTAATATCGTACATACATTCCGGCCAGTTACTCGGCTACTTAATTGAGcacattacaaaaaattataatacatgggTACGTTAATtgctgatattatatttaatagttttactgaaaatatgtattatgtataaatagccAAATGTAGATCATCGAAATATAAACAGTGCCAAGAAAAGAAGCTAAATGCTGCCAATCGTTACTCGACGCAGCCAGTGACTAACCACGAATTACAAGAAGCTAAAAATCTGAATAGTGCTAAATGCAAAAACGATGATGATAATGGTATGTCACGTACTTGTAAcaagtattatgtaaatataacaatgattACAATTAGCTTCAGTAGTATACTAGACTATTAGCActgtttctaaaataataaacaaatataataatatatactattgtatttactttttcttttaacatttaaaattaacacgctgtattaaaactaatttagtttttttattatataacgtagtattttattttcgattttaatttattcacatttagcttgattattgaaaatcttTATCATTTCTCTTTTCGATATCTAATTTCACTTTGATAGTTaatgcctatattataatatattacaatttagatTTGAAGCCTAATTGTTGTTCTTTATATCACGTGTTAATTGCAATTGAcagttattgtatttatgtatattaataaaaaattgtatttgtagtaaaacaaatttaacgagtattaattattttgcttttGCATGCGTTTTTGGTGATTGTTTTTGTATTCTGCTTAAAATGTAAAAGGAAGATTGCCAAGAAGGAAATTAGGAAGCTTTATAATGGATCGGCTTCGTATATTCAATGGTAACgtttagttgttttattatttttttaatacacttcctcgtctattattaattttctatgcATAAACTTACATATTTCGTTGaatgattaaaatgataatacatgTAGTacgtatgattattaaatacaggTAACACTTGTACTATTGACGTTGACAAAGTAgaggaaaaaatttatttaaggaGAAAAATGGCAGAATCAACAAAAAATCATGTTCAATGTCTTAAAGAAGAATCAAAAGACGAAAAAGACGGCAAAACCTCGGATATGGTTCATCCGAAAGACGATACAAAAActgttctaaaaaataaaatctcgtCAAAAAACAGTCTGAAAAAATCCACCGAAAGTAAAATTCAATCtaaagataaaacaaaaaaaaatccagaaATTAAAGTTCAACccgtaaaaatagaaaaagagTCCGGGGATAGTGAGCGTACTAAAAATCGTATATCTCGAAATGTAGCTATAAATCGATCATTCAACAGCAATTCAAAATTAGAATTGCTTAGGTAAAAGAAACACAAATCATTAAAACTGTAAccttttcaaatacatttttaaattttagacaaGAAAAGTTTGGAACCATGACTAAAGAAAATGAAGAGTTATCTAAGCCTAAAAAACTAATTGAACCATCTAGTGATAACACTGATGGCACTTCAGTTGTTAATGGAGGATCTATAAAAGATAGGTTAGTAGCTTTGAAGAAGAGTGGTCAGATGGATTGgcaaaaaagaatattaaaaataaaaccagaaGATCACGAGGtgtcaaataattcaataaatgtaaGGTAAACTAACTaagttttattagaaaaaaaactaattttagtattttaggcAGCCCAAGATTTACTTCGTAAGCAACTTACTAGAAAAGTTAAGTCTACTGAAGAGCCAGTTGAATGTGTTGATAATATTCTAGTTGATCGACTTAATCGACTTGAAACTTCTTCCAAGGATTGGAAAAAACGAATTGAACAAAAGGACACCACTAATTTTACAGTAGCTGGAAAAATGCAAAACAAATCTTTACCGCCTCTTACGCCTGTTCTTCTGTCAGTCACTCAACGTTCCTCATTAGAAAAATCATCTTCAAGTaacttaagtaaaatttaaaacatttttcaactttaaattattgtctatattttgtaggtgtaatgaaaaaaaaaataggtgaTGAGTCTAACAAACAAGCAAACGTCCGTCGAAGTCTTTCAATGTCCGACAGTAAAACAAAATCTTAcctcaataataaatcagaaaaaatacCTTTAGAAAATGGATTAAATAGCATGGGAAAAGAAAAAATCGTCAACGTGCCAATTATGATCGATGATGATTTCGATAAATTTTTTGGTAGTTCAATTCAGACATCTAATGACGGGCAAATAGATAATGTAGATTTTGATCATTTAAAATCAACACGATCTGATTTGTAAGTGTAAAGACATTTTCGTtatgaataattgtatattatttaatattgtattttttgatttcagaCTCGTGCAGAGAAAAACGGTTAAATTTCAACAAAGAAAACATGAGGGATCAAAAAACCCATTGAAAGCATTAGCAACAAATCGTGATTTAGCCCAGCAAAaatatacagaaaataaatctaatttattattacaacgtaGTTTGGAAACATGTAAGTACCTTTAACCTATATTGCATTATGTATTCATTCTTGTAAGTCATCATTGTTATGGTTAATATTTAGCAACTATCAACACTCCGTTGGCTCGAGAAGCTCTTGCAGCATTGGCCAGTAAAGAAGATTTTGCATCTGTGAATCTTCGAAAATCTGGGGATTCAACTCCTACTCTATTGCCACCGTACAAAGATTTGATGTTGTTACACATAAAAGGTCGACGGCGGGTTCAAACCCGTCTTGTATCTCCATCCGCCGATTCTGTCAATCAAGGCGATTGTTATGTATTAGTGACACCTTCACAAGTATGATTTacttcttatttatattttataataattaaaatatttattaaaaattaaaagcctTAAAACGATTGTGagatcatatttttacatatcgAGTTTATAAAAGTGCCTTTGTACGTCATATTTGAATAGTCAAATAATCTTTAAAGTAGTTCCATCAAAGATATTAAGCTtaatatcgattttattttaattagatttttgtaTGGATCGGGGAATATTCAAACGTTATTGAACGATCACATGCCGCTAAAGTGGCACAAAGCATTTTTGACAAGAAAGACCTGGGTTGCAAATTTGCTAACCAGTTGTACACCATCAATTGTGATTCTTCGTTGCCTAACAGTCAACACGAAAAAAAGTTTTGGACACTTCTAGGTGTTACATCCAGTGAAACGTCTTCCATCAAAggtaaaaatcgtaaaattatattcgtttaagtttttaacataaatcataattacttATGCGATCAGGTCAAGGAGCAGGACACCCGGACGAAGATGAATTGTACGAAGCGGCTATCGTTTCTACAAACGTGGTGTATGAAGTTACTAATGATGAGCTTGTGATTTTACCAGAAATATCAGAAACCGTACCCAAAATAGAAATACTAGATCCCTCAaaagtatatagttttttattattataatcattattagcCTATTACCGTACAATCCCAACTACAAtcgttcttatttattttatatttttagacgtTAGTTTTTGACTTTGGTAGTGAAATATACGTGTGGTACGGCAAAAACGTAAATGTCGCCAAACGCAGGCCGGCTATCCAGCTGGCTCGTCAGCTGTACAACGACGGTTACGATTATTCGCAATTTGATGTCAGCCCAATCGACGTAGCTACGTGTTTGGGTGACAGAAGTGAgtatcatgataatatttttttaattatccgTTTGTTTGAAGTTTTCACGTGAGTTTACTTTGCGTAGATAAAGACACCGTGTATGTCAAATCGGGAGCAAAAAGGCCTGAATGGACGCTATTCGCTAAGATCACACAACATATGGAAACGGTATTGTTCCGAGAGAAGTTTGCAGATTGGCCGGATTACAGCAGGGTCATCAGGTCGTCAAAGAAAAGTGATGACAAAGAAACAGGAGAACATAACACCACATGCGTTAGTCCAAtcatttataccatattataatttattattaaattaaaacttttatccGTAGATCGATTGGTCGACCGAAATCAACGCTTTTGACGCAAACGAGATGCTAAATATGTCCGTTCCTGAGCCCGATTTGGTTTTGGAAGGTAGTCATCTCGGTCGTGGGTCATCGTACTACGACAAAGACGTGAGTTTGTAaactttataatgtattatatcatgtgttcaataaaatgttaacccAATAAATTTTGTGTTTCCTCATTAAAGACATTGCGCGAGTTCGTTATAAACACCATCGGAGTGACTGTATGGCATGTTCGAGAATTCGACAGCACcgaattagaattaaaatctGCTGGTCATTTTCACAGCGGAGACTCATACATTATCCGATGGACATATAACGTTTCTATCCAAGGTACGCGTTCAAAGTTTGTTtgctactatatatttttattattatattataacccaCCTAAAATACCTTATACCGGCgtctaatattttgtaaattttgtacTGAGATtcatttaattctttattaataattttctgataaaatatatattatagtataatgattCCCACtgtacagtaaaataataattgcaattatttcgaatagaatattattctttaatatgtTTTGACATTCCACAGTTGtgatgtgttttaaattattacgtattgtatttataaataacgtttataactagtaggtatattatcttttggtacctaaaaatgtatttaatatttaaaaaatcgttttaattgtatttattttaatatacagtattttaatgaatactttttattttattacgttttacttgtgaaattagaaatatgaatgaaatatgttaatttatgaaaagaatattatttacacctTCTCACACTTAATGTTTGAGACTTGAACACTACTTGAATGGCTTTAATTTAAGTGTTGAGTTCTtaaagattatatatttagtatacataGGCGTAAGACATCAATATATTTAGCTGTTTTAACTTCAATTATGTACAGGTAGAGAACTCAGTGGATTGCCATCCCGTCGCATGGTTACTTCTGGCAGAAATCGCTGCGCATACTGGTATTGGCATGGTCGTGATGCTACCCAAAATGACCAAGGTGCAGCCGCTCTGTTAACTGTACAGTTGGATACAGAACAGGGTCCGCAATTAAGAATTGACCAAGGTCACGAGCCGCCGGCATTTTGGAATTTATTCAAAGGGACTGCGATTGTTTACCGTGGCAAGAGAAATTTGACGccaagtaataattaattaatttttattgttttatactaaatggaacaattcaatgttattatataatcacgATTCTGGTCGTTACACCAAACACTTAGAAATGAAAGcaaaatcgaattttatttaaaactatactatacttacttttttatttagaaatggttaaatacataattttagtatgggttttttaaattgatgtaATGCGTGggtaacattaataaatcgtaccattttaagtataatatttttaaccataataCACGTTAGAAAAAACTTGATTTAAAATGCATCAAGTTTCTTTTAATAGACTGCATACTACAtcacaatatcataatatattatattatacatttatacgagACAATTGTAATCAAAAACATCAATTCCAGATACTTGGCGTCTATTCATGGTCCATGGGGCAAATGAGAGCGAAGCCCATTTAACCGAGGTAGTGTGTTCCACAACGCAATTACGTAGCCAAACGTCATTCATTCTTCTTAATTCTGAAAACGGCATGGTTTTCATTTGGCACGGAAACGGATCTTCAGATGCAATCAGAGAGGTAAAACTTCTTCTTAAAATGTGacattcaacattttataattatagatggTCCATCAATttctcatatttattattaactagaaaaatatttagattttaattagtaacggacaagttataattattgtatataatttttatttttatcgtcctttataaatatagaagtatttattgatttatagtcCCAACTAAATCTCGACTCTCAAGtaccttatattttttttcgattttttaatattctattatgaaTGAGTTCTGgcttatgttaaatataaaatgatttttttcaatacattatatatatatatatatatgtatgtatgtacaaaTAAGTTGTTCGATATTAGTTAGATATAAGCTTCAAAATGTATCATgaactaatacatttataaataaagtgtaTTGAATACTTGTCCggttctaatttaaatatcaaaaataaatatcttataaatataaaatagtgtaattaacacatattattataaacttatttagaGTTGaacaaatatcattttaaagaaGCAAATCaagtattctttattattattattattattattacagaaatTCTAACTTAAacgtttagtataaaattaggttatattatatataacttatataattgtaaacatctaaatacaagtaaaacaaaagcaaaataaaaaggtaCATAAGGgcagattatataaaatatgtataaaatattacaatttaaaaaatcactaactcacttaaaaacataaatattgtggaaaccctatattatagtttatgttcCTTATGTTAAGTAATACGTTAATttaattcactctaatattaaaactaactaCCACTTAACTTCACAAAATTGGGATTTACATTTATGGAAAGCCATAAAAGCATTCCATTAAACTTTGTACCTACTTTACATAACTTacaatgtgtgtgtatatgtattatgtatattatagttatcattAAAAGTGGCCAGTAATCTGTCGAAATTGGACGGAATTGAATTAGGTCTAGCTGACGGTGTCGTTCCACAGGAACCAAAGACTATTAGCGAAACGAACGAGTCATCAGAATTCTTTAGAGGtacgttaaataaaaaatgacataCCTACTTTAATAGCGTAAaagacttgaaaatttaatttaattataatactatccaAGACGTACAACTGTGTtagtgtgtgtataatattaataatattatattataacaatgtattttattgtgattgtgtattcatatatatagcTCTGGGCTGTAAGAACTCTCGTAGACTCTGCAATCAGCAGCTGTCTCGGCCAGTCGGACATGGTACAGGTGACATGAAACTATTTTACTTCTCGTCAGTTCTCGGGCAGTTCAAAGCGTCATTAGTGGCTAGTGCATACGTGCCGTCGCCGTACCCGTACTTGCAAGATCACCTATACAACGTTAGCCAACCAGGTAGGTGATTTGTCGTCTTCTCTTTTATGACCtcaacatttcaaatataaattataacacttttTGCACACCAATATCCGCCTTAATTCGATAAAATACGTAGATTAGGTTTGGTAAACTTCTTGAAACATAGGGAAAATTATCAGCTCTAAGATACCTATAAGGTACCTATGTCAAAACGGAAAGTCGAGTGTGTGTTCCAATTCCACATTgggaacaaaaaattttataaaaaagtttgacaTAAGATTTCAAGCTGGTAGAACCTGAAAATAGTGCAACGAAAATTTGTaatcatttatgtataatatgtattctgaCTAAGGTATCCATATTTCTAGTCCGCGTAGTCCACTGAACGAAAAATACcagtaattttaacaaaaatatagataaagttAACAATACCATTGTTAATATTCggtcaacaaaataattattaataggtactaagattagatatttgttaaaataagaattgacaaattatttgatttaataatttgtttgtttagttcaactataatattttgttaaaataacttagaattttgatagttttataaaaaataatttcgtaaaaacaaataaaattagcgAAAACACAGTTGATTTAAaagtacttttataaatttaattaactgttTCAATGTATTTCTTTCTGAAATTAAtctttgtatgtataattaattctacCGGaagagttattaattttaaatttttacctaTAAACTTTCTTAActcaacaatatatttttcaaactaaaaaatgattattagtttaacgtaataactgtttattaataaataaaaactaaacattattgaatttttgttcagagtatatgtatattatcaataattgaaGGTTAAACAGAGTCTCCTTTACTTTCAGTCCAAAATGGATGAAAAAGATCTAGGTCAggttattagatattatatatgcataagTCCgcctattatacctaatacctcTTTCCAGTGGCGTATATAGAGAGGGGGCACAGGGGCCATGCCCCCCATTATccgtatcatataatatataaaacataatatgtaaatttatttattttggttatgtACTGGTTtggagtttaaatttaaaaaaaaaatattatttcgttaaaaagattataaatattctatagatCTATTGTTCTATGCAAAcacctataacattataatttataacctttaTAAGCCAAAACCGCAATAGAAGTTGCAGATAACGATGGACGTTGGAATGTTGGATTCTCATACCGTTAAATTAAACgtttaaacgttaaaaattaaagctcAGTGTCGGTCTGGCTTATGTTTGGACCCCCCGGTACAGAAATTTACAAGAGCcctcttacaaaaaaaaaaaaaggtttcttacatttataatatttataaacatataacataaaggtaataattacatt from Aphis gossypii isolate Hap1 chromosome 1, ASM2018417v2, whole genome shotgun sequence includes these protein-coding regions:
- the LOC114123063 gene encoding supervillin isoform X1; this encodes MISKCPNYLSDSYVSNNNFYLFEHNIIRLSLPNRISYANNFNNRHCSSMDHNHQPHYIRHQPNSSKSILKRKSLEIMPADEDGQTPGIKADVDADPRVQQCSLKTFNFKSSFCRQGILKKQSASFDDESTQKPILKNRCQSCDDETLLGNNFSELHSILKRKTSEPSPEPPSHGILKRRGERDVRPLRDRRQTAVVDEPNRDCPKPILKKILSATVAADDKRPILKSTPKTDGLTKCDSSSKRPSVAQRISDLESGVVRDDPRSIHDCRLQHARGTRDRTRFRTQPVTPSEINAVKKTTAASTHSENDTQIMRNVSTSAYSSRSWVDNENVVGVTLKRANSVSTKTREFHSIFDKTVTDTCVISSDVNSNICTAKCRSSKYKQCQEKKLNAANRYSTQPVTNHELQEAKNLNSAKCKNDDDNGRLPRRKLGSFIMDRLRIFNGNTCTIDVDKVEEKIYLRRKMAESTKNHVQCLKEESKDEKDGKTSDMVHPKDDTKTVLKNKISSKNSLKKSTESKIQSKDKTKKNPEIKVQPVKIEKESGDSERTKNRISRNVAINRSFNSNSKLELLRQEKFGTMTKENEELSKPKKLIEPSSDNTDGTSVVNGGSIKDRLVALKKSGQMDWQKRILKIKPEDHEVSNNSINAAQDLLRKQLTRKVKSTEEPVECVDNILVDRLNRLETSSKDWKKRIEQKDTTNFTVAGKMQNKSLPPLTPVLLSVTQRSSLEKSSSSVMKKKIGDESNKQANVRRSLSMSDSKTKSYLNNKSEKIPLENGLNSMGKEKIVNVPIMIDDDFDKFFGSSIQTSNDGQIDNVDFDHLKSTRSDLLVQRKTVKFQQRKHEGSKNPLKALATNRDLAQQKYTENKSNLLLQRSLETSTINTPLAREALAALASKEDFASVNLRKSGDSTPTLLPPYKDLMLLHIKGRRRVQTRLVSPSADSVNQGDCYVLVTPSQIFVWIGEYSNVIERSHAAKVAQSIFDKKDLGCKFANQLYTINCDSSLPNSQHEKKFWTLLGVTSSETSSIKGQGAGHPDEDELYEAAIVSTNVVYEVTNDELVILPEISETVPKIEILDPSKTLVFDFGSEIYVWYGKNVNVAKRRPAIQLARQLYNDGYDYSQFDVSPIDVATCLGDRNKDTVYVKSGAKRPEWTLFAKITQHMETVLFREKFADWPDYSRVIRSSKKSDDKETGEHNTTCIDWSTEINAFDANEMLNMSVPEPDLVLEGSHLGRGSSYYDKDTLREFVINTIGVTVWHVREFDSTELELKSAGHFHSGDSYIIRWTYNVSIQGRELSGLPSRRMVTSGRNRCAYWYWHGRDATQNDQGAAALLTVQLDTEQGPQLRIDQGHEPPAFWNLFKGTAIVYRGKRNLTPNTWRLFMVHGANESEAHLTEVVCSTTQLRSQTSFILLNSENGMVFIWHGNGSSDAIRELSLKVASNLSKLDGIELGLADGVVPQEPKTISETNESSEFFRALGCKNSRRLCNQQLSRPVGHGTGDMKLFYFSSVLGQFKASLVASAYVPSPYPYLQDHLYNVSQPATFMLDTGEELWLWQGWWPETAAVTTTEEGDADAEPTTFTTTALNHRGSSSTRHQAERRAAMQTALDYWKRRYGDSDDEDPKAFLVWAGLEPIRFTDCFPEWRDRDDIAEINIKHNHKPGETQPVEIELARITQESYPAAQLLQRPLPDGVDPTRLELYLSPASFKGLLDMNKTEFLQLPKWKRTKIKQSVGLF